Proteins encoded by one window of Enterobacter hormaechei subsp. xiangfangensis:
- a CDS encoding PhoH family protein has protein sequence MNIDTREISLEPADNARLLSLCGPFDDNIKQLERRLGIEINRRDNHFKLTGRPICVNAAADILRSLYVDTAPMRGEIQDIEPEQIHLAIKEARVLEQSAESVPDYGKAINIKTKRGVIKPRTPNQAQYIANILDHDITFGVGPAGTGKTYLAVAAAVDALERQEIRRILLTRPAVEAGEKLGFLPGDLSQKVDPYLRPLYDALFEMLGFEKVEKLIERNVIEVAPLAYMRGRTLNDAFIILDESQNTTIEQMKMFLTRIGFNSKAVITGDVTQIDLPRNTKSGLRHAIEVLAEVEEISFNFFHSEDVVRHPVVARIVNAYEAWEEADQKRRAELAAERKREAQEHEQK, from the coding sequence TTGAACATAGATACGCGTGAAATTAGCCTTGAGCCCGCAGACAACGCTCGCCTGCTGAGCCTGTGCGGGCCGTTTGATGACAACATCAAACAACTGGAGCGACGTCTGGGTATCGAAATCAATCGTCGCGATAACCATTTCAAACTCACCGGACGCCCAATCTGCGTCAACGCCGCGGCAGATATTCTCCGCAGCCTGTATGTTGATACCGCCCCGATGCGCGGTGAGATCCAGGACATTGAACCTGAACAGATCCACCTGGCCATCAAAGAGGCGCGCGTGCTTGAGCAGAGCGCGGAGAGCGTGCCGGACTATGGCAAAGCCATCAACATCAAAACTAAACGCGGCGTGATTAAGCCTCGTACCCCGAACCAGGCGCAGTACATCGCCAATATTCTCGACCATGACATCACCTTCGGCGTGGGCCCGGCGGGTACGGGTAAAACCTATCTGGCCGTTGCTGCTGCGGTCGATGCGCTTGAGCGTCAGGAGATCCGCCGTATCCTGCTGACCCGCCCTGCTGTTGAAGCCGGTGAAAAACTGGGCTTCCTGCCGGGCGATCTGAGCCAGAAGGTCGACCCGTATCTGCGCCCGCTGTATGACGCGCTGTTCGAAATGCTCGGCTTCGAGAAAGTTGAAAAGCTCATCGAGCGTAACGTGATTGAAGTGGCCCCGCTGGCCTACATGCGTGGCCGTACGCTTAACGACGCGTTCATCATTCTGGATGAGAGCCAGAACACCACTATCGAACAGATGAAGATGTTCCTGACGCGTATTGGCTTTAACTCGAAAGCGGTTATCACCGGTGACGTCACCCAGATTGACCTGCCGCGTAACACCAAATCGGGTCTGCGTCACGCCATCGAAGTCCTGGCCGAGGTAGAGGAAATCAGCTTCAACTTCTTCCACAGTGAAGACGTGGTACGCCATCCGGTGGTCGCGCGTATCGTTAACGCTTATGAGGCCTGGGAAGAGGCAGATCAGAAGCGCAGGGCCGAACTGGCCGCAGAACGTAAGCGCGAAGCGCAGGAGCATGAACAGAAATGA